Proteins encoded in a region of the Elizabethkingia bruuniana genome:
- a CDS encoding dihydrofolate reductase family protein: MKKIVLNLAVSLDGFIEGPNGETDWCIMDDDMDFENFLQSIDTIFYGRVSYDAWGTYQPESDADISEKEMWNEIHSKQKFVFSHQDRSDENANFITSDIIDQVNEIKKQNGKDIWLYGGANLIKTFISLGLIDIYKISLHPVVLGNGKPLFENLKSRIGLKLLDTRIFKSGVIELTYQSE; encoded by the coding sequence ATGAAAAAAATAGTTTTAAACTTAGCTGTCAGTCTGGATGGTTTTATTGAGGGACCTAATGGAGAAACCGATTGGTGTATTATGGATGATGACATGGACTTCGAAAATTTTCTCCAAAGTATTGACACTATATTTTACGGCAGAGTAAGCTATGACGCCTGGGGTACTTATCAGCCTGAATCTGATGCTGATATTTCAGAAAAAGAGATGTGGAATGAAATACATTCAAAACAAAAATTTGTCTTCTCTCATCAGGACAGATCGGACGAAAATGCAAATTTTATTACCTCTGACATCATTGATCAAGTTAATGAAATCAAAAAGCAGAATGGTAAAGATATATGGTTATACGGAGGAGCTAATCTTATAAAAACATTTATCAGCCTGGGACTTATCGATATCTATAAAATATCTCTGCATCCCGTTGTATTAGGAAACGGAAAGCCGCTATTCGAAAATTTGAAAAGCCGGATTGGGTTAAAATTACTGGATACCCGAATTTTTAAATCCGGAGTTATAGAGCTTACTTATCAGTCTGAATAA
- a CDS encoding sensor histidine kinase, producing MKTKFYIIQIAILLLGLVFGILAFDCYESGKWITALLFLCLSVFMVILNIRNAQQSGKETEQILQAINHKDFSLFPDKKQNDPLKQKAVDLYYQEKEKNTDVLSFKVLYENILNQLDIGIMILKENTNDWEIFYSNPKFIEILKVPKYNRWSLYEEKSPEFFKLIKDTDYRESQDFMEVSINQSGFQTYSLRTTRLETPREDFCIISLESVQKIIERKEKMAWNNLMKVISHELLNTLTPINSLIRNMEYITDQEEISRDDQEEIKESLKIVNNKSEQLLNFINNYRQVAELPKPKLQKISIRPVIEKVLRLMESEFQNKNIILTANIKDYMILADEKMLERSLINLLTNALHAVEDSDNGKIKISTDQQNTRTVIQVEDNGIGISEQISDKIFLPFFTTRNSGSGIGLTLTKSIMEAHNGYINFRKQQQGSIFELWFT from the coding sequence ATGAAGACAAAATTCTATATTATCCAGATAGCTATTTTATTGCTGGGGCTTGTTTTCGGTATACTGGCTTTTGACTGCTATGAATCAGGAAAATGGATTACGGCCTTACTTTTCCTTTGCCTTTCTGTTTTTATGGTTATTCTGAACATCCGAAATGCCCAGCAATCCGGGAAAGAAACAGAACAGATTCTACAGGCAATCAATCATAAAGATTTTTCTTTGTTTCCGGACAAAAAACAAAATGATCCGTTAAAGCAAAAGGCTGTTGATCTTTACTATCAGGAAAAAGAGAAAAATACCGATGTATTGTCGTTCAAAGTTCTGTACGAAAACATTCTGAATCAGCTGGACATAGGCATCATGATACTCAAAGAGAATACTAATGACTGGGAGATATTCTATTCTAATCCAAAGTTTATTGAAATTCTGAAGGTTCCAAAATACAACAGATGGAGTTTATATGAAGAAAAGAGCCCGGAGTTTTTTAAGCTTATAAAAGATACTGATTACAGAGAAAGTCAGGATTTCATGGAAGTCTCCATTAACCAGTCAGGATTTCAGACTTATTCCTTACGGACGACACGTCTGGAAACACCACGTGAAGATTTTTGCATTATATCTCTGGAATCTGTACAAAAGATTATAGAACGTAAAGAGAAAATGGCCTGGAATAATCTGATGAAGGTTATTTCTCATGAATTACTGAATACCCTGACCCCTATCAACAGCCTGATAAGGAATATGGAATATATTACCGATCAGGAGGAAATTTCCAGAGATGATCAGGAAGAAATAAAAGAGAGCCTGAAGATTGTTAATAATAAATCCGAGCAATTACTCAACTTTATAAACAACTACCGACAGGTTGCTGAACTTCCTAAGCCCAAGCTTCAGAAAATATCCATCAGGCCCGTTATAGAAAAAGTATTACGGCTGATGGAAAGTGAGTTTCAGAATAAAAATATTATACTTACAGCCAATATTAAAGACTATATGATCCTGGCTGATGAAAAAATGCTGGAACGCAGTCTTATCAATCTTCTTACAAATGCTCTGCATGCTGTGGAAGATTCAGATAATGGAAAAATAAAGATTTCCACCGACCAGCAGAATACCAGAACCGTTATTCAGGTAGAAGACAATGGTATTGGTATCAGTGAGCAGATATCGGATAAAATATTTCTGCCTTTCTTCACCACAAGAAACAGCGGCTCGGGTATCGGACTTACTTTAACCAAAAGCATTATGGAAGCTCATAACGGTTACATTAACTTCCGCAAGCAGCAGCAAGGCAGTATTTTCGAGCTGTGGTTTACTTAG
- a CDS encoding sigma-54-dependent transcriptional regulator produces MRKKTAKILIVDDDEDILFSAKVWLKKFFTDVKTLNNPKKILPALTEEAFDVILLDMNFRKGFENGQDGLYWMNEVKEVAPDIPIILMTAYGEVELAVEALKLGASDFILKPWNNEKLYASVNLAVDVSRKNRKLHQWENIQQSDQNYILESNSGAVQNILHTIDKIAPTDANVLLLGENGTGKYVLAEQIHRKSPRNKEPFVHIDLGSLPEGLFEAELFGYKKGAFTDAIADTAGKIENAQGGTVFLDEIGNLPLHLQSKLLTLIQNKKLSRIGETRERQMDVRFIFATNENLQQKVNEFLFRKDLYFRINTVEITIPPLRERLEDMPLFAQYFLAKYQYKYHKTLSLSEEDIKELCSYNWPGNIRELEHAMERSVILSDHGILQLSLPKPMENASEGLPDVLNIEEMEEILIKKALKKHQGNISSAAEDLGLSRAALYRRMEKFGI; encoded by the coding sequence ATGCGAAAGAAAACAGCCAAAATATTAATTGTTGACGACGATGAAGACATTCTTTTCTCTGCAAAAGTGTGGCTGAAAAAATTTTTCACCGATGTAAAAACACTTAATAATCCAAAGAAAATTCTTCCGGCACTCACCGAAGAGGCGTTTGATGTTATACTTCTCGATATGAATTTCCGAAAAGGCTTCGAGAACGGACAGGACGGATTATACTGGATGAATGAGGTTAAAGAAGTAGCTCCTGATATTCCTATTATATTAATGACAGCTTACGGAGAGGTAGAACTTGCTGTAGAAGCTTTAAAACTAGGAGCTTCAGACTTTATCCTGAAACCATGGAATAATGAAAAACTGTATGCCTCTGTTAACCTTGCTGTAGATGTTTCGCGCAAGAACAGAAAGTTGCATCAGTGGGAAAATATTCAGCAAAGCGATCAGAATTATATTCTGGAAAGTAACTCGGGGGCTGTACAGAACATTCTCCATACCATAGATAAAATTGCACCTACCGATGCCAATGTACTTTTGCTTGGTGAAAATGGTACTGGTAAATATGTTTTGGCAGAGCAAATCCACAGAAAATCTCCGCGCAATAAAGAACCTTTTGTGCATATCGACCTGGGAAGCTTACCCGAAGGGCTTTTTGAAGCAGAGCTCTTTGGATATAAAAAAGGAGCTTTCACAGATGCGATTGCTGATACTGCAGGAAAAATAGAAAATGCCCAGGGCGGCACCGTTTTTCTGGACGAAATCGGAAACCTGCCACTGCACCTGCAATCTAAACTCCTTACCCTTATTCAGAATAAAAAACTATCCCGTATCGGAGAAACCCGGGAACGGCAGATGGATGTCCGCTTTATTTTTGCAACCAATGAAAACCTTCAGCAGAAAGTAAACGAATTTTTATTCAGAAAAGACCTTTATTTCAGAATCAATACTGTAGAGATTACCATCCCGCCTTTACGGGAACGTCTGGAAGACATGCCTCTGTTTGCACAATATTTTCTTGCAAAATACCAATACAAATACCATAAAACCTTATCTCTTTCCGAGGAAGACATAAAAGAATTATGCAGTTATAACTGGCCGGGAAATATACGTGAACTGGAGCATGCTATGGAAAGAAGTGTTATTCTTTCCGATCACGGAATATTACAGCTTTCTTTACCAAAGCCAATGGAGAATGCATCCGAGGGATTACCTGATGTACTGAATATTGAGGAAATGGAAGAAATCCTGATTAAGAAAGCCCTAAAGAAACACCAGGGCAATATATCTTCGGCAGCAGAAGATTTAGGACTTTCACGCGCAGCACTTTACCGCAGAATGGAAAAATTCGGAATCTGA
- a CDS encoding efflux RND transporter periplasmic adaptor subunit: protein MDTKIEKKRSKLKIILLALAGVVVLGLFLGYFFRQKKTFNVKAEDLQVEKVTRGKFEDMMMITAQTQSLNSSLVNVMEGGAVKEIFTEDGKMVTKGEPLARVYNPNTEFNFMSQETGIMQQISQMRNTLLELKNQEFTQDKEILQAQNDYNTAQQNYNLQKRLYDAEIGKKTDYDMARQNLAYQQKRKQIVEQSIVNEKHSRASQIAAVNNSIAQMEKSLDVLRNNKNNFLIMSPATGRLSSFSISLGQSLTTGQSIGKVDLMGGYKLVAKIDEYYINKLHAGIKGTLESNGKEYNVIVSKVLPEVVQGQFSAELNFADNNKPDDLKIGMTFGVKLKLSADTQSLMIPKGNFFKDTNGKWIFVTENGKAVRKNISLGRENPLYYEVLSGLKEGEQVIVSDYSDYKKYEILDIKK, encoded by the coding sequence ATGGATACGAAAATAGAGAAAAAAAGATCTAAACTCAAAATTATTCTTTTAGCACTTGCCGGAGTAGTAGTTCTGGGGTTGTTTTTGGGATATTTTTTTCGTCAGAAGAAAACTTTTAATGTAAAAGCAGAAGATTTACAGGTAGAAAAGGTGACCCGTGGGAAGTTTGAAGACATGATGATGATTACAGCACAAACGCAGTCATTGAATTCTTCACTGGTGAATGTAATGGAAGGAGGGGCTGTAAAAGAAATCTTTACGGAAGACGGAAAAATGGTAACAAAAGGAGAGCCTTTAGCCAGAGTGTATAATCCGAATACTGAATTCAATTTTATGAGTCAGGAAACCGGAATTATGCAGCAGATCAGCCAGATGAGAAATACTCTGTTGGAACTGAAAAATCAGGAATTTACACAGGACAAAGAGATTCTTCAGGCACAAAACGATTACAATACAGCACAGCAAAACTATAATCTGCAAAAAAGATTATACGATGCTGAAATAGGTAAGAAAACAGATTATGATATGGCTCGCCAAAATCTGGCTTACCAGCAAAAGAGAAAGCAAATTGTAGAACAGAGCATTGTGAACGAAAAACATTCCCGGGCTTCGCAGATTGCAGCAGTTAATAATTCTATTGCACAAATGGAAAAAAGCCTGGATGTGTTGAGAAATAATAAAAATAACTTCCTCATCATGTCTCCGGCTACAGGACGTTTATCTTCTTTTAGTATTTCTTTGGGTCAAAGTCTTACTACAGGACAAAGCATTGGGAAAGTAGACTTGATGGGCGGCTATAAACTGGTTGCTAAAATAGACGAATACTATATCAACAAACTACATGCAGGGATTAAAGGAACCTTGGAAAGTAATGGGAAAGAATATAATGTTATTGTATCCAAAGTATTGCCAGAAGTAGTACAGGGGCAGTTTTCAGCTGAACTTAATTTTGCTGACAATAATAAACCTGATGATTTGAAAATAGGGATGACTTTCGGAGTGAAGCTTAAACTTTCTGCAGATACACAAAGTCTGATGATTCCTAAAGGAAATTTCTTTAAAGATACCAATGGAAAGTGGATCTTTGTTACCGAAAATGGAAAAGCGGTACGCAAAAATATCAGTCTTGGAAGAGAAAATCCATTGTATTATGAAGTTTTATCTGGACTAAAAGAAGGAGAGCAGGTTATTGTATCGGATTATTCTGATTACAAAAAATACGAAATACTAGATATTAAAAAATAA